Proteins from one Primulina huaijiensis isolate GDHJ02 chromosome 18, ASM1229523v2, whole genome shotgun sequence genomic window:
- the LOC140965236 gene encoding flowering-promoting factor 1-like protein 2: MSGIWLFKTNGVIQLVENTSAEHGGDHQGKARRKVLIHLPTGQMVSSYTCLEQILRGLGWERYYGGDPELFQFHKQSSIDLISLPRDFSRFNSIYMYDIVVKNPNIFHVRDVV, encoded by the coding sequence ATGTCTGGGATTTGGTTATTCAAGACTAATGGAGTGATACAACTCGTTGAAAATACATCTGCAGAGCATGGTGGGGATCATCAGGGAAAGGCCAGAAGGAAGGTGCTGATTCACTTGCCCACGGGACAGATGGTGTCCTCTTACACTTGTCTCGAGCAAATTCTGAGAGGCCTGGGGTGGGAGAGATATTACGGAGGGGATCCCGAACTCTTCCAATTCCATAAGCAATCTTCAATCGATCTCATATCTTTACCAAGGGATTTTTCAAGATTCAATTCTATTTACATGTACGATATCGTCGTCAAGAACCCTAATATCTTCCATGTCCGTGACGTCGTATAA